In Nerophis ophidion isolate RoL-2023_Sa linkage group LG03, RoL_Noph_v1.0, whole genome shotgun sequence, the following are encoded in one genomic region:
- the adpgk gene encoding ADP-dependent glucokinase isoform X1, with protein sequence MWRKASVAALLALAVGYLYHGGPVLPEQLLQYISLPGFQSSQQSQRHVERVISDAWDSLITLPVRQWSRVAVGVNACVDVVVSGVGLLQALAVDPGNGLDHEVLHSKEDLKEAFIHYMERGAAAERFFSDKVAFQRIARAAAEYPTAKLYVGGNAALIGQKLATYPDLMVLLCGPVGPKLHEMLDEQIVVPPGSLQETDEYHLILEYKAGEQWGSTRAPQANRFIFSHDVSNGEMSSLETFVTSLEEFQPDLVVLSGLHMMEGQGRQMWEERLKEAVAAISDIRKDIPIHLELASMTDKDYMNSIMQEQFMPIVSSIGLNEQELLFLSQAGGGPHAHFSTWKGVPDVGQVSDILLWILERHGRSDPSSEADLTRVHFHTLAYHVLATVDGYWGNQASAVMAGARVASSQACGVQAVDVSKVELKAPLHFYSSHSEPRESLSLDPAAPVAVWRRGNVTFHLTPVLVCKLPLRTVGLGDAISAEGLVYSELTSQQHF encoded by the exons ATGTGGAGGAAGGCCTCAGTTGCGGCCCTCCTGGCGCTGGCGGTCGGATACCTCTACCACGGCGGCCCGGTGTTGCCCGAGCAGCTTCTCCAGTACATCAGCCTGCCCGGCTTCCAATCGTCCCAGCAGAGCCAGCGGCACGTGGAGCGGGTCATTTCTGACGCCTGGGACTCGCTGATCACGTTGCCCGTGCGGCAGTGGAGCCGAGTGGCCGTCGG TGTCAACGCCTGCGTGGACGTGGTGGTGTCGGGTGTGGGTCTGCTGCAGGCGCTGGCGGTGGACCCCGGCAACGGCCTGGATCATGAAGTCCTGCACTCGAAAGAGGACCTGAAGGAAGCTTTCATCCATTATATGGAGCGCGGGGCGGCCGCTGAGCGTTTCTTCAGCGACAAGGTGGCGTTCCAGAGGATTGCCAGAGCAGCTGCCGAATATCCCACTGCCAAG CTGTATGTAGGAGGGAACGCCGCCCTCATCGGGCAGAAACTTGCAAcctatcctgacctcatg GTTTTGTTATGTGGACCAGTTGGACCCAAACTTCACGAGATGCTGGATGAGCAGATTGTTGTTCCACCGGGTTCGCTCCAGGAGACGGATGAATATCATCTTATCCTGGAATACAAAGCAG gtgagcaGTGGGGTTCAACTCGGGCGCCTCAAGCTAACCGCTTCATCTTCTCGCACGACGTGTCCAACGGCGAGATGAGCTCGCTGGAGACGTTCGTGACGAGCCTGGAAGAGTTCCAGCCTGATTTGGTGGTCCTGTCCGGGCTCCACATGATGGAGGGTCAGGGCAGGCAGATGTGGGAGGAGCGTCTCAAAGAG GCAGTGGCAGCCATATCAGACATTCGTAAAGACATTCCCATTCATTTGGAGCTGGCCAGCATGACGGACAAAGACTACATGAACAGCATCATGCAGGAG CAGTTCATGCCCATTGTCAGCTCCATCGGGCTGAACGAACAGGAACTGCTGTTCCTGTCGCAGGCCGGTGGCGGGCCACACGCTCACTTCAGCACCTGGAAGGGCGTCCCCGACGTGGGCCAGGTCAGCGACATCCTCCTATGGATTCTGGAGCGCCACGGCCGCAGCGACCCCTCATCAGAGGCCGACCTGACCCGCGTCCACTTCCACACCCTAGCCTACCACGTGCTGGCTACGGTGGACGGCTACTGGGGCAACCAGGCGTCGGCGGTGATGGCAGGGGCTAGGGTGGCCAGCAGTCAGGCGTGCGGCGTGCAAGCGGTGGACGTCAGCAAGGTGGAGCTGAAGGCTCCGCTCCATTTTTACAGTTCACACTCGGAGCCCCGGGAGTCGCTGTCACTCGACCCTGCGGCCCCTGTGGCGGTGTGGCGTCGGGGAAACGTCACCTTCCACCTGACGCCGGTGCTGGTCTGCAAGCTGCCGCTTCGGACAGTGGGACTCGGCGACGCCATCTCAGCGGAGGGACTTGTTTACTCAGAGTTAACGAGCCAGCAGCACTTCTGA
- the adpgk gene encoding ADP-dependent glucokinase isoform X2: MWRKASVAALLALAVGYLYHGGPVLPEQLLQYISLPGFQSSQQSQRHVERVISDAWDSLITLPVRQWSRVAVGVNACVDVVVSGVGLLQALAVDPGNGLDHEVLHSKEDLKEAFIHYMERGAAAERFFSDKVAFQRIARAAAEYPTAKLYVGGNAALIGQKLATYPDLMVLLCGPVGPKLHEMLDEQIVVPPGSLQETDEYHLILEYKAGEQWGSTRAPQANRFIFSHDVSNGEMSSLETFVTSLEEFQPDLVVLSGLHMMEGQGRQMWEERLKEAVAAISDIRKDIPIHLELASMTDKDYMNSIMQEFMPIVSSIGLNEQELLFLSQAGGGPHAHFSTWKGVPDVGQVSDILLWILERHGRSDPSSEADLTRVHFHTLAYHVLATVDGYWGNQASAVMAGARVASSQACGVQAVDVSKVELKAPLHFYSSHSEPRESLSLDPAAPVAVWRRGNVTFHLTPVLVCKLPLRTVGLGDAISAEGLVYSELTSQQHF, translated from the exons ATGTGGAGGAAGGCCTCAGTTGCGGCCCTCCTGGCGCTGGCGGTCGGATACCTCTACCACGGCGGCCCGGTGTTGCCCGAGCAGCTTCTCCAGTACATCAGCCTGCCCGGCTTCCAATCGTCCCAGCAGAGCCAGCGGCACGTGGAGCGGGTCATTTCTGACGCCTGGGACTCGCTGATCACGTTGCCCGTGCGGCAGTGGAGCCGAGTGGCCGTCGG TGTCAACGCCTGCGTGGACGTGGTGGTGTCGGGTGTGGGTCTGCTGCAGGCGCTGGCGGTGGACCCCGGCAACGGCCTGGATCATGAAGTCCTGCACTCGAAAGAGGACCTGAAGGAAGCTTTCATCCATTATATGGAGCGCGGGGCGGCCGCTGAGCGTTTCTTCAGCGACAAGGTGGCGTTCCAGAGGATTGCCAGAGCAGCTGCCGAATATCCCACTGCCAAG CTGTATGTAGGAGGGAACGCCGCCCTCATCGGGCAGAAACTTGCAAcctatcctgacctcatg GTTTTGTTATGTGGACCAGTTGGACCCAAACTTCACGAGATGCTGGATGAGCAGATTGTTGTTCCACCGGGTTCGCTCCAGGAGACGGATGAATATCATCTTATCCTGGAATACAAAGCAG gtgagcaGTGGGGTTCAACTCGGGCGCCTCAAGCTAACCGCTTCATCTTCTCGCACGACGTGTCCAACGGCGAGATGAGCTCGCTGGAGACGTTCGTGACGAGCCTGGAAGAGTTCCAGCCTGATTTGGTGGTCCTGTCCGGGCTCCACATGATGGAGGGTCAGGGCAGGCAGATGTGGGAGGAGCGTCTCAAAGAG GCAGTGGCAGCCATATCAGACATTCGTAAAGACATTCCCATTCATTTGGAGCTGGCCAGCATGACGGACAAAGACTACATGAACAGCATCATGCAGGAG TTCATGCCCATTGTCAGCTCCATCGGGCTGAACGAACAGGAACTGCTGTTCCTGTCGCAGGCCGGTGGCGGGCCACACGCTCACTTCAGCACCTGGAAGGGCGTCCCCGACGTGGGCCAGGTCAGCGACATCCTCCTATGGATTCTGGAGCGCCACGGCCGCAGCGACCCCTCATCAGAGGCCGACCTGACCCGCGTCCACTTCCACACCCTAGCCTACCACGTGCTGGCTACGGTGGACGGCTACTGGGGCAACCAGGCGTCGGCGGTGATGGCAGGGGCTAGGGTGGCCAGCAGTCAGGCGTGCGGCGTGCAAGCGGTGGACGTCAGCAAGGTGGAGCTGAAGGCTCCGCTCCATTTTTACAGTTCACACTCGGAGCCCCGGGAGTCGCTGTCACTCGACCCTGCGGCCCCTGTGGCGGTGTGGCGTCGGGGAAACGTCACCTTCCACCTGACGCCGGTGCTGGTCTGCAAGCTGCCGCTTCGGACAGTGGGACTCGGCGACGCCATCTCAGCGGAGGGACTTGTTTACTCAGAGTTAACGAGCCAGCAGCACTTCTGA